One window from the genome of Erwinia sorbitola encodes:
- a CDS encoding ATP-binding protein has product MRRRLSFQVKLFLSLVGFSCLLLTLLGSILYHVIDRQIHHDLGQRARVQASQIALMPGLAEKVAARDIFGIAAMIQPLRNQSDASYIVIGDVHENHLYHSASPERLHLPMIGGDNAEVLQGKTIISMRQGGIGVSLRSKAPVLDGNNKVIGIVSVGYLTSYIANINTRQLGQAALYGLLLLCLLFIFSWMFSRNVKKQMFWLEPKEIAMLVRQQKALLDALYEGVFAINAEQQIVLINHTARELLDIRHPENKLLGRPLAEVIRLPSAFFSENDFTSTRSHHDRIMVLNQRQVIVNCVPIALAPGDESGWVFSFRDKNEINTLSSQLSQVTRYADNLRIMRHEQLNWTATLAGLLQMKRYEEAMHYIQSQSADAQSVLDFVSAHITSPALCGLLLGKYVSAREKGIELKLDPACQLTHIPPAISETALMSVIGNLLDNAVDATLQTHQSSPVELYISDRNQELLIEVADQGCGVEDAMKPHIFEQGVTTKLSDNHELAGSDHGLGLYLVAGYVHQAGGSIEISDNQSQGTILSVFIPFSSDASGGEHYESQLAL; this is encoded by the coding sequence ATGAGACGCAGATTGTCTTTTCAGGTGAAACTCTTTTTGTCTCTGGTGGGATTTTCGTGCCTGCTGTTAACCCTGCTGGGCAGCATTTTATATCATGTTATTGACCGGCAAATTCATCACGACCTGGGACAGCGCGCACGGGTTCAGGCCAGTCAAATTGCGCTGATGCCAGGGCTTGCAGAGAAAGTCGCTGCCAGGGATATCTTCGGGATTGCGGCTATGATTCAACCGCTGCGCAATCAAAGCGATGCCAGCTATATCGTGATTGGCGACGTGCATGAGAATCATCTTTACCACTCTGCATCACCGGAGCGCCTTCATTTACCGATGATCGGCGGTGATAACGCCGAGGTTTTACAGGGCAAAACGATTATTTCGATGCGTCAGGGGGGCATTGGTGTCTCTTTGCGCAGCAAAGCGCCCGTTCTTGATGGCAATAACAAGGTGATCGGGATTGTTTCCGTCGGTTATCTCACCTCCTATATCGCCAATATTAATACCCGCCAGCTTGGGCAAGCCGCCTTATATGGCCTGCTGTTGTTGTGCCTGCTGTTTATCTTTTCATGGATGTTTAGCCGCAACGTGAAAAAACAAATGTTCTGGCTGGAACCTAAAGAAATTGCGATGCTGGTACGTCAGCAGAAAGCACTGCTCGATGCGTTATATGAAGGTGTATTTGCCATTAATGCCGAACAGCAGATAGTTTTAATTAACCATACGGCGCGTGAATTGCTGGATATTCGTCACCCGGAAAATAAACTGCTCGGAAGACCGTTAGCAGAGGTTATCCGCTTACCCTCAGCCTTTTTCAGCGAAAATGATTTCACCTCAACCCGCAGCCATCACGATCGGATAATGGTACTCAATCAGCGGCAGGTAATTGTTAACTGCGTGCCGATAGCGCTGGCCCCCGGTGACGAAAGCGGCTGGGTTTTTAGCTTTCGTGATAAAAATGAGATCAACACCCTGAGCAGCCAGTTGAGCCAGGTAACGCGCTATGCAGATAACCTGCGCATCATGCGTCATGAACAGCTGAACTGGACGGCAACGCTGGCAGGTTTATTGCAGATGAAGCGTTATGAAGAGGCGATGCACTATATTCAATCGCAATCAGCGGACGCACAGTCAGTGCTGGACTTTGTCTCGGCTCACATTACATCCCCTGCCCTGTGCGGTCTGCTACTGGGTAAGTACGTCAGCGCGCGAGAGAAAGGCATTGAACTGAAGCTCGATCCCGCCTGTCAGCTGACTCATATCCCACCAGCTATCAGCGAAACGGCATTAATGTCAGTTATAGGTAATTTACTGGATAACGCCGTGGATGCCACTCTGCAAACCCATCAATCTTCGCCTGTAGAACTCTATATTTCAGACAGAAATCAGGAGCTGCTTATCGAAGTCGCGGATCAGGGCTGCGGGGTGGAAGATGCAATGAAACCGCATATCTTCGAACAGGGCGTGACCACTAAGCTTTCGGATAATCATGAATTAGCCGGTTCCGATCATGGTCTGGGCCTGTACCTGGTGGCGGGTTACGTTCATCAGGCCGGTGGCAGTATCGAAATCAGCGATAATCAGTCACAGGGCACCATCTTATCGGTT